One bacterium genomic region harbors:
- a CDS encoding FHA domain-containing protein → MATQDEIIHLNELLNTHKENLRELELQAAKFGPLYCPVHITNGIKEEKVRIKEIEERLKRLKNHQEDVPGKESTGDKGKTTQPPDEDITAKISLSSSKKEIPEGLPGEWILTPGNTYTIGRPDESEVDIDLSFDNSVTREHAQVWFEDNSWWIRDKSRYGTKINEKRSTKGKKTKLTSGDKISMGNETILVFEEATQEGGGKASHQFELSLQGFKEFVKVTKIRRAETLISNMAFSQEIISKAQSELPKILTEFKDKDISVILCGSFSRLEASRTSDADFFAIFEDKEQSSEAIKAMIYTANWFDKEGIDVHLEGLSEKLRKDCQEGFGKGRFPTLFPKDELLSKIGSRDDSDEWKTRRITFLTESVPLYNPQLFNEVKESLSKKYLSHLAPAINQLPKIFLEEFRGWHSSVQIAPDIRPNVGSLFRVKAECLRRFTCNSLLIAFGTTLIQGTEDVFKNQLSILDMPPIIRFLYSINNMPDELQSASIGIIKNIVELYNDTLKILSDKTLREYVERDLPDKETEYIKKVLNKNGERLRDNLSRLWNEISKDLSPQERFELFL, encoded by the coding sequence ATGGCTACGCAAGACGAGATAATCCATTTGAATGAACTGCTTAATACCCATAAAGAGAACCTCAGGGAGTTAGAACTACAGGCGGCTAAGTTTGGTCCTTTATATTGCCCTGTCCATATCACGAATGGGATTAAGGAAGAAAAGGTACGGATTAAGGAGATTGAAGAAAGGCTTAAAAGACTTAAAAACCATCAGGAGGATGTGCCAGGTAAAGAATCAACAGGAGATAAAGGTAAGACGACTCAGCCACCTGATGAGGATATAACGGCAAAGATTTCATTATCATCTTCTAAGAAAGAGATTCCTGAGGGGTTACCAGGAGAGTGGATATTAACGCCAGGTAATACTTATACTATTGGAAGACCGGATGAATCCGAAGTGGATATTGATTTGTCTTTTGACAATTCTGTAACTCGAGAGCATGCGCAAGTCTGGTTTGAGGATAACTCCTGGTGGATAAGGGACAAGAGTAGGTATGGAACAAAGATAAATGAGAAAAGGAGCACCAAAGGAAAGAAGACTAAATTAACCTCTGGCGATAAAATCTCTATGGGAAACGAAACCATCCTTGTCTTTGAAGAAGCAACCCAAGAAGGAGGGGGAAAAGCGTCTCACCAATTTGAACTATCACTGCAAGGATTTAAAGAATTTGTGAAAGTAACAAAGATAAGAAGAGCAGAGACTCTTATTTCAAATATGGCTTTCTCGCAAGAGATAATCTCAAAGGCACAATCTGAACTTCCTAAAATTCTAACTGAATTTAAAGACAAAGACATATCTGTTATTCTTTGTGGGTCATTCTCCCGACTTGAAGCAAGCAGAACCTCTGATGCTGACTTCTTTGCCATCTTTGAGGATAAAGAGCAATCTTCTGAGGCTATCAAGGCAATGATATACACGGCAAATTGGTTTGATAAAGAAGGGATTGATGTTCATCTTGAGGGGTTGTCTGAAAAACTTAGAAAAGACTGTCAAGAAGGGTTTGGGAAAGGAAGATTTCCAACCCTATTCCCAAAGGATGAACTCCTGAGTAAGATTGGAAGTAGAGATGATTCAGATGAGTGGAAAACACGCCGAATAACCTTTTTAACTGAATCTGTCCCTCTCTATAATCCGCAACTCTTTAATGAAGTAAAAGAAAGTCTTTCTAAGAAATATCTTTCGCATTTAGCTCCTGCAATAAATCAACTGCCTAAAATATTTTTAGAAGAGTTTAGGGGATGGCATTCATCAGTTCAGATTGCCCCAGACATAAGACCAAATGTCGGTTCTCTATTCAGAGTAAAAGCAGAATGTTTGCGTAGATTCACTTGCAATTCCCTCTTGATTGCCTTCGGGACAACTCTTATTCAAGGGACTGAGGATGTTTTCAAAAACCAGCTTTCTATCCTTGATATGCCTCCAATTATTCGATTCCTCTACAGCATAAATAATATGCCAGATGAATTGCAATCTGCGAGTATCGGGATAATAAAGAATATTGTGGAACTCTATAATGATACCCTCAAGATACTGAGTGATAAAACCCTTAGAGAATATGTAGAAAGAGATTTGCCAGATAAAGAAACTGAATATATCAAGAAGGTGCTTAATAAAAACGGGGAGCGGTTAAGGG